In the Gemmatimonadaceae bacterium genome, CCGGCTGCTGACCATCCACCATTGGGAACGGTGGGTCCATCACTGCACCGACCGTCGAATCGAGGAGCTTCGTGTCGTCGAGGCTCTTTGCCGACAACGACGAGTCGCTCACCGATCCCACGCAATTGCCCGCCTCCATGATCGGAAGCTGAGACACATCGTGCAGTGACATGAGACGCAATGCTTGACGCACGGTCGTGCCGGGAGCAGCACTCACTACGGGCTGATTCGTGGGTGGCTTAGAGCTCAGTACGCTTGCGAGCGTCGTGCGATCCGCGTCGAGCAGTTGGTTCTCTCGCATCCATTCGTCGTTGTACAGCTTCGAGAGATAGCGCTCGCCGGTGTCGGGCAGGATCGTCACGACGCACGCTTCGGGATCGTCGATGCGACGCGCCACGTGCAGCGCGACGTGCACGATGAGCCCCGACGAGCCTCCGACGAACAGTGCCTCCTCTCTCGTCAGGCGGCGCGCCATGCCGAACGATTCCTTGTCGGTCACCGTCATGAAATCATCGATGACCGACATGTCCAGCGTCCCGGGAATCTTGTCCTGCCCGATCCCTTCGACCTTGTACGGCGTCCCCTCGGGCTTGCTCTGCCCCTTCGTCCTCCACATCTCGGCGAGGATGGATCCCACCGGGTCGCCGGAGATGATCTGAATCTTCGGATTGCGCTCCTTGAGATAGTGCGCGACGCCGGTGATGGTGCCGCCGGTTCCCGCGGCGCACACGAAGTGCGTGACACGTCCTTCGGTCTGCTCCCAGATCTCGGGCCCGGTCGTCGCGTAATGCGCGTCGGAGTTCGCGTCGTTGTAGAACTGGTTCGCGAGAATCGCGTTAGGCGTCTCGTGCGCGATCCGCTTCGCCATCATCACATAGTTGTCGGGATGATCCGGCGGAACCGCGGTCGGAGTGACGATCACTTCCGCCCCGAATGCCTTGAGGAGGCGCACTTTCTCCTGCGACATCTTGTCGGGCATCGTGAAGATGCAGCGATATCCCTTCAACGTCGCCGCGATAGCGAGTCCGATGCCCGTATTGCCGCTCGTTCCCTCGACGATCGTTCCGCCGGGTCGCAATTGTCCTTCGCGCTCCGCGCGCTCGATGATCGGCATTCCGATCCGGTCCTTCACCGATCCGCCCGGATTGAAGAACTCGGCCTTGGCGTAAACGGGGGTGCGGATGCCGCGCGTGACTCGATTGAGCCGAATCAACGGCGTCCATCCGATGGTCTCGAGGACGGAGTGGTAAGGGGTGCGATTGCGCTCGCTCATCCCCTCGGTCCTTTTTTCAAGATCGTGTCTCCGGGCAGCGGAGGTGCTCCGGGGAATCGGAAATACACCGGGAACAGAATCGTGACCGGCTGCGGCTCGCCTTTCGTTTTCGCCGGAACGAACTGCAACTCCTGCGAACCACGAATCGCGGCCGAGTCGAATGAGGCGTAGCCGCTCGACTCCACAACTTGCGTCGAGTCGGGATGCACGTGCCCATTTCGATCGATGAACAGCTTCAGCGTGACGTTCCCCTGCACCTTCTTCGCGAACAGCGCCTGGGGATAGTGAAAGGGGAGCTCCTTGTTGAGCATCTTTGGAGCTTCGTCGGGATGCTGAGGCCCCGCCTCGAAGCCCTTCATCAGCTTCTGCGACTGTTCCTTGTCTACACAGGCAGCGCTGCTCAGCACCGCCGCGACAAGCAGCGCGGAAACGACTCGCGACTCTCGGCCCATGAGGGCGAAATGTAAGAGGCCCGACTCACGAGCGCTTTGCATCACGCGATAGCTCGGCGAGTAAGGAGAGTGCTTGTAGCGGCGTCATGGAGTCTGTGTCGAGTGCGGCGAGGCGCAGCACGAGTGGATTCGGAGCGGCGGCAAAGAGTGCCAGCTGATCGTGCTGCGGCTCCGAACGCGCGTTCGCACGGCCTTCCGATCGTTTGCCGGCGGCGAGCTGCTCTCCCTCGAGCAACTTCAGGACCTGCCGCGCGCGCTCCAGGACCTCACGCGGCAGTCCCGCCAGTCGACCCACCTCGATGCCATACGATCGATCCGCGCCGCCGGGCTGGAGACGATGCAGGAACAGCACGTCGTCGTTCACCTCTCGCACGGCGACATTGAAGTTTCGTACCGCTTCGAGATCCTGCGCGAGCTGTGTCAGTTCATGATAATGCGTCGCGAATATCGTCTTGCAGCCCGTGCGCTCGTGCAGATGCTCGCTCACCGCCCAGGCGATCGACACGCCGTCGTACGTCGACGTCCCGCGGCCGATCTCGTCGAGCAGCACGAGACTGCGCGCCGTTGCCGAGTGCAGGATCGCACTCGTCTCCGACATCTCGACCATGAATGTCGATTGGCCGCGCACGAGATTGTCGCTCGCGCCCACGCGCGTGAACAGCCGGTCCGCGACGCCGATCCGCGCCGAGCTCGCCGGTACGAAGCTCCCCATTTGCGCCATCAAGACGATCAGCCCGACCTGCCGCAGGATCGTCGACTTACCGGCCATGTTCGGCCCGGTGAGAATGATGACGCGTGCGTCTTCGGTGAGCAGGACATCGTTCGGAATGAACTTGTCGCGCGGCATCATCCGCTCGACGACAGGATGCCGCCCCGCGCCGATCTC is a window encoding:
- a CDS encoding cystathionine beta-synthase; protein product: MSERNRTPYHSVLETIGWTPLIRLNRVTRGIRTPVYAKAEFFNPGGSVKDRIGMPIIERAEREGQLRPGGTIVEGTSGNTGIGLAIAATLKGYRCIFTMPDKMSQEKVRLLKAFGAEVIVTPTAVPPDHPDNYVMMAKRIAHETPNAILANQFYNDANSDAHYATTGPEIWEQTEGRVTHFVCAAGTGGTITGVAHYLKERNPKIQIISGDPVGSILAEMWRTKGQSKPEGTPYKVEGIGQDKIPGTLDMSVIDDFMTVTDKESFGMARRLTREEALFVGGSSGLIVHVALHVARRIDDPEACVVTILPDTGERYLSKLYNDEWMRENQLLDADRTTLASVLSSKPPTNQPVVSAAPGTTVRQALRLMSLHDVSQLPIMEAGNCVGSVSDSSLSAKSLDDTKLLDSTVGAVMDPPFPMVDGQQPVDAIAKLLSKSNPAVLVRSNGTVTGIVTRSDMLSYLMARG
- a CDS encoding energy transducer TonB; its protein translation is MGRESRVVSALLVAAVLSSAACVDKEQSQKLMKGFEAGPQHPDEAPKMLNKELPFHYPQALFAKKVQGNVTLKLFIDRNGHVHPDSTQVVESSGYASFDSAAIRGSQELQFVPAKTKGEPQPVTILFPVYFRFPGAPPLPGDTILKKGPRG